The genomic window ATCAATATCATTATATGCAAATAAATCTGGTATAGTGATAGTCCACTGATTTCTGTTTCCTTGATTTGGCACAGCATCTAAGTGAGCTCAATCCTCGTAACCGTGAGCCTCTTCGGTTTGACAAGCGGTACGAACGTTACCTTAGGCCAGCTGGGTTGATGGGGTTGGCGAACATTTGCAGGGCTGGACTGCCCTCCATTGATCGTGCACTCGTCTCTGCACTAGTTGATAGGTGGAGACCTGAGACACACACTTTTCACATGCCTTGTGGTGAGATTACAATCACACTACAGGATGTTGCGATGATTCTTGGGCTACCTATCTCTGGACATGCTGTCATTGTAAACAAAACAGAGTCCTACATTGAATTGTACCAGCGTTACCTTGGGAAGACACCTCCTTCTGATAAGTCCCGTCCTGGGTTGAGGGTTGCATGGGTCAGAGCCGAGTTTAATAAGTGCCCTGAAGACGCCGACGAGGAGACCGTAAAGCAGCATGCAAGGGCATACATCCTTAGCCTGGTTGGTGGTCTATTGTTTCCTGATGCCTCTGGTGATAGGTACACCGTATATCCCTTTCCGCTGATAGCTGATCTTGAGAACATTGGTTCATACAGTTGGGGTTCTGCTACTCTGGCATATCTCTACAGGGCAATGTGTGATGCTTGCAGGAGGCAATCAGATCAAAGTAATCTGACTGGTTGCCTTCTGCTCCTTCAGTTCTGGTCATGGGAGCGCTTCCCAATCGGCAGGCCAGATATGCTAAAGCCGAAATTCCCAAACGTCGATGAGCTAGAGGATGACAGGGATAGACCAACAGTTGGTCTCAGATGGGTTGTGGGGGCGTGCACGTATCGGTCAGCTCCAGCACGTTGCTACGAGCACTTTACAAATGAGTTCGACTTATTAACAGATGACCAGGTTGTTTGGAGCCCATATAGGGACGACCGCGTGAAGACACTACATCTTGCACCTATATGTACCCAGGATTCTCATTTGTGGCTAACTCAAGCACCTCTAGTTTTTTTCTTTATGGTGGAGGTTTACACACCGGAGAGAGTGATGCGTCAATTTGGTCTCCATCAGGAATGCCCGCCACCATTTCGGGACACCAGCGTGGAACTCCATTGGTATGTCCAAAGATATGTCTGTTGTCTGTGCATGATTGTTTTCGATTCGAGGAAGTTGGAAATTATGTACCAGTAGCCACCCATAAGGTTTTCTGATGATTTTGCAGGTGTTGCCGTGGAAAGGTCCGTAGTGATTGGGCAGATAAGCACAAGTCTTTTGTGGATATGTGGGAAGTAAAGGAGCAGCATGTTGTCATGGAAGAACGACCATACGATCATGCCAACTACATGGATTATTTGCGGTGGTACAGACGGTCGACACGTATCCGCCTCTGCACACCAAGAATAAGTAATGGCCACCAGGATGGGGCATCCGTGCGAACTGCAACAGCTGACAATGAAGATTCTTTGCGTGCTTCAAAGCTTCGGTACACCCCCAGAGCTCATCTGATCCACTCAGTGGTACGATATTCTACTTGTAAGATGTGTTTAATTTTCTCATGACGCACACATTGTTATCAAGCGCAGAGATTCAGATCATCTTCTTCTGCATACACATGAATATTTCTGACACCTCCATGTTTCATCCCAGACCGACAAACTCACTATTCTGGCGAAGGAGGCAGCTTCACAAAAGGGCTGCTCCAGAGGCGAATGTAGCGCTTTCATTGAGCGAGTCACtagaacgtgtgtagaacttgttGGGGAACTTGGCGGGTCATCACTTTGCGACATTGCTGCTGCGGTTCCAGATTCAACAACTATTGCAGCTGAACAGGGGTCCGAGGGCCAGAGGGACACAGAGGATGAGTTAAATAACTCCATGGTGCCTGATCAGGAGAATGAGTCGGGCCCTGTTCGTGAGAAGCGGACTCGATTCCAGGTTGATCATACACAAGTGAACAGCAGGGTCCATTCAAGGTCACCAAGCAAGAGGAGGAGGGGTGGACCAGCTCCAAGATGAAACCTGCTTGGTGAGTGATTCAGAATTACAGTTTTGCCGCTCTTGTTGGACAGCCGTGACATACTTCATTCTATTTTATCATGTTCTCTTTGGTCTGCCTCTGCTTTAGTTGAACCATCGCGCAAATGATTCTTGGACCATTATTTCTCTGCTTACTGCTGTTGTTTGAAAATTACAGGGCTTTGTGTGTTTCAGTCATGTAAGGTCGTGGTCTGAAGAAAAGGTGTGATGGTTAGCGACTCCAGAAGTTCATGCCTCTGGCAAGTTTAACATTGGCTGCTGTAGAAGCGATGGAGATCGCAAATCTGCAGTGAGAGGAGTATGGTTctcgttttctattttttcttgtaGGCAGTCGTAGCATGGATCCCGTGTCTATATGTCCATGGTCTACAATGAACTCCTCCGTTGGCACAGCCATATGGTGAACAACTATAGCTCATTCATCCCATTTGTGGGACTGAAACTTGAAGTGAACTCATTCTACCTGACTGGTGGTTACTCCCAGGCTTTGTTGTCCCTGATGCTCCGGGGAGCGCATGTTGCAGAGATCGACAGAGCAATCGTCTCAGATGATTTCCTCGGCACACCTTCAAAGAGTTTCCTCCACATTTTGATTCTCCAGCGAATGTTATCTGCGATCAGCTTCGCTTTGACCGGGGAAAACCAGATAGGTGGAAACCGGTTCTGGCCTCGGTCCGATGTTCCCTGTTTTTCTGGTTTCTGTATCGTATGCGGCGATGGCTGTTTTAGGGAATGAGGCTTCAGTGTTGGTCCATGGAACCATTTGTTGTGCTGAATTGTGCATGTTGATCCATGTAGTAGTATCTCCTTAGCCATGGTTACAGTTTGGGAAAgcgtctactccctccgtctaggtgtgtaagtcatcttacgaaaaccaaataatcccaaaacacatagcgcggtgcattaaattctacctcgtttcttgtttc from Triticum aestivum cultivar Chinese Spring chromosome 3B, IWGSC CS RefSeq v2.1, whole genome shotgun sequence includes these protein-coding regions:
- the LOC123068811 gene encoding serine/threonine-protein phosphatase 7 long form homolog, producing the protein MDKFVRIYSGGELVKGPNGVEFGDLSEQGIWFKAAPTYSELIDAVYKKLGLEPTMHDLRAQGRTNVGGGAHRHFIMVPIDDDMSWSNYVKAVFNGTDWNCLEVYVQAEERPSAESVSPEPALLDSEPPDAQCQNSPPPDPEQGAPLFTPLMVTVNAPTVHPRLRKTRSTRARAGIGGRFAGEEVQPGQYQCGASGTVDTTSYLLIGLYDEVHRARALAAGQHLSELNPRNREPLRFDKRYERYLRPAGLMGLANICRAGLPSIDRALVSALVDRWRPETHTFHMPCGEITITLQDVAMILGLPISGHAVIVNKTESYIELYQRYLGKTPPSDKSRPGLRVAWVRAEFNKCPEDADEETVKQHARAYILSLVGGLLFPDASGDRYTVYPFPLIADLENIGSYSWGSATLAYLYRAMCDACRRQSDQSNLTGCLLLLQFWSWERFPIGRPDMLKPKFPNVDELEDDRDRPTVGLRWVVGACTYRSAPARCYEHFTNEFDLLTDDQVVWSPYRDDRVKTLHLAPICTQDSHLWLTQAPLVFFFMVEVYTPERVMRQFGLHQECPPPFRDTSVELHWCCRGKVRSDWADKHKSFVDMWEVKEQHVVMEERPYDHANYMDYLRWYRRSTRIRLCTPRISNGHQDGASVRTATADNEDSLRASKLRYTPRAHLIHSVTDKLTILAKEAASQKGCSRGECSAFIERVTRTCVELVGELGGSSLCDIAAAVPDSTTIAAEQGSEGQRDTEDELNNSMVPDQENESGPVREKRTRFQVDHTQVNSRVHSRSPSKRRRGGPAPR